ACCCTCGAGCTCGGCCTCAGGGTCAATCTCTAGAGCCTCGCGAAGGCGCGAAATCTCCTGGCCCAACCGATCTCGATCACCTTGTGTTCGGGCACGGGCTAACTCGGTGGTCTTAGTATCCACAGCATGCTGCAGGCGGCATCGATCGCAGCGGAAATCCTCGATATATTCAGTCTTGAGGAGGCCATCGAAGCATGAGTTGAGCGTAGTCGAGCTCTTCTGCGGCACCTGTAGTGTCAAGTTGACGAAGGCCGTCTGATTTGGCTTGTATTGGTAATGGCAGAACTGGCACTCGATCTGCGACTCCATTGTGCCTTCGAACGGGAACCCAGATTCATAATCGATTTTCTTGAGTTTCGTGTCGATGATGGTAGATTGACCATGGGCCGATCCATCATCGATGCGCACCTCCACCTCGGAAGAGCTTTCTTGTGCGCTGCCCTCTTCGCCTGCCGTGCTGTGAGCAGCTGCATCAATGGCACCCAGTGCCCGTTGACGTGCGCGCGCACCAGCATGGTACTCATCACAAAGTCGCTCGAGAACAATCTGCAAGAACTCCTGCGCGTCCTGCTGGTTGCGGCTGATGCGCGTGCGAAACGCATATTCCAAGGCCTGGATGAAGTCACGGGCCGAGATCGTTTTCTTATAGATCGGCCGCTCATTCAATCGGTCCAACATCTCCTTCAATGCCCGTGTGGTTATCCCCTGTTGCAACTCCCGCAACTTGTCTGACCGCGCCCGTGAAAGTTCATCATCGCTCGGAAGTGTGTGGTATATTTCCGGTCCGTCCAGCTGGCGCCGGTGCAGCTCATGGATCAGGTAGACGCGCAAATTCCCCAGCCCAGCTAAAGCCTGTAGCACCGAATTGATAAAACAGTCATTGGCTAGATTGGATAGCCCCACGATGCTCTTCTTGCGATTGCTGTCGTTCGATTCATCTCCATCGATTGTGTAGTTCGGTCCAAAGACGTAAAATAGAGCAACGGCAGCGAGCGAGGCCCCGGCCGCATAGGCGGCGACCGTTGTCGGCTTTTCTTGCATCAAGCACTGTACTATAGAAAAAGGGAGGTTCGGTGATTTGTATAGGTGTCGAAGCAGGCAGTCTCAATCTCATTGCCCCATCATCGGATTGGCCCGGATGTAGGTAAGGGCATAAAATGTCCTAGGAGTATTGATCACAAGAGAAGTTCAAGGTGAGGTCAgggtcttccaaggttgaagGTGTGACAGATCAGTTTTGAGTGTAGAATCGAATCAGTTTGGGGAAGATGGGAGAAGGGAGAGAGTGGAGCGTTATGTGGTTTATGCGGAGACAAGAAACAATGAGCACTTTCGTCCGGAGCCCGAAATCAGGTTAGCCACAGTCAAACGGAGCAAATCCTCCACAATTGTTCCGACTCATAGGTGAATGGATAAAGCACATTCCTGCCTTCTTTTTCGCGTGAGAGTCTCATTTCATCCAGTGAGGCATTCCTCATCGTTGCAGTGGGTTAGACCCCCACGGACGGATTCTCCGGATATTCCGTCTTACACATCTCCGCATATTAAGGAGGTTGATTCCGGTTATATAGAGTCTGGGGTACAGTGAGCCTTGTCTTGCCTGAACATGTTTTAGAATGTCAGAGATATCATGGATGTCAGAAGATCAAAAGGTATTATGTGCTTAGGCCTCTCAAAAAGAAATAATTTGAACTTTCAGACGAGTCACTTCTGCGATGTAAAAAGGGATTTGAAAACGAATGGACTGTTTCGCTAAAAACAACAAGACAAGGATTTCAAACAGCCCTGCTTAACTTGACTTCTAGGTACTAATGTTAATGGCCTGACACACTGATGGGGACACCGCAGAGCTTCTATGAACGTTCTAGAAGGAAACAAGGAATGATCCATAACATCTCCAGCATCTGTCACATGTCTGAACTTGCTACTTTTAGAGCATTCCTCATGGAACTATTTCTATCAAATGCACCTGATCATGGAAATTCCTCCCCCACATGGATGCCTACCAGCGCAACAGGCTTAGGCCTGAAGCGACTCAGGCAGGGTAGCAACCTTCTCATCGAAGAGCTGCTCAGCTTGCTTCCAGACCCGAGCGTTAGCCCGGTCATTAAGTGTGAGAAGGCTAGGCAGCAGAGCCTCGCTGAACATTTCAGAGCTCTCACGGGGAAGGAGAGACGGGAGGTGGTCAATGCTGATCACGCTGAGAGGCAGGCCTCCAGCCTCCAGGCCAGAGACGGGAACTGTCGGCTTGTCAAATGTGGTCGTTATGTTGTACAAAGGAATGGGGTTCAAAGGGTTGGAGCTTTTGAGAATTAGCCGTGCGCTTGCTAGCATGGTTCATATCCGACAACTCACGTATCGGCGCTGACGTCACAGATAACAGACAGGGTTCTGTTGGGGGCAGAGAGTGACTCCAGGTTCACGAAGGCTAACACAAAAAAAGGGTGGTATGAGCAAATTAAGTCCAGACGAGAGGATGTACGCGTAAAATTACCTGGGATCTTAGCTGAGAGGTAGATGCAGTTCACGAAGATATCCGCTTCGTGTGAGATTTCTTTGAAAGGACCACCTGTGGACGTTAATTGATGAACTTGGATTAGGTTGGGGAGATTGGAGATATCAATTGACTGACCTCGCGCAGTCTCTGCCATGTCCCACTGGATAATGTTGGATTCGGGAATACCGACATCCTTGGCCAGTTGCACAGCACCGCTGCCACAGCGTCCGAGCTACTGCATTGTTAATCAATTTGTCACTTTCCGTGGATATACACAAGACTCACAGCTCCAATGACAAGAATCTTAGGTGCCTTGCCAGCAACCTTCTTGCCAGCCTCAAGCGACTCCTTAACAGACTCGACTAGGCATTCTTGGTTGGCATAGGGAACCTCACCAGGCAAGGTCTCGTTGGGATGTGTCAATTGCCAAGCCCAGTTCTTCACAGCCAAAGCAGATCCTGTTCAGCGTCTTAGCATTGATTGCGTCAGGCAACAAGCTTTGCGTATAGATACCTGCGTAACCGGCGGACCATCCGAACGCTAGTGAATAAGAAAGTTAATCAAATGAACTGAGATAAGAAAACTTCGGGACATGAGTCTTACCAGCAACTCGGCGTCCGGAATCATCAGTCAAGAATTCCAGGTCGAGCAATGTGCCCTTGCCGCGAGGCCAGCGGCTTAGGACCTTCTCCCAGCCACCCTGCTGCTTGAAGCAGTGCGCGAAAGTAACGTGAACGTGCTCCAGAGGGAAGTCATCCTCTGGCAGCTCCTTAAGGCCCAGAATGACGGCATCCTTGGGCGCATCCCGAACCCAGGATCCCTCTTCAACCAAAGGCGCACCGATCTAAAAAGAAAGTGGTGATTTTTAGGGCGGGCTCGAGCCACCTAACCGAGAGAGTCATACCTTGGAGAATTCCTCATCTATAGAGGGAATCAGCCATGGAATCCAACAGCAAGGGATGGGGATATAGGGAGTTGGACACACCTTCGAAGATCCGCTGGATGGACCGCTCGACGGTCACATCATATCCAGCATCAATCAATGCCTTGCAGGTAGTCGGGGTCACTAGATGGTGTATCAGCCAATTGCTTCCCCTCCATTGTAGAT
The nucleotide sequence above comes from Penicillium digitatum chromosome 1, complete sequence. Encoded proteins:
- a CDS encoding Ubiquitin carboxyl-terminal hydrolase, whose translation is MQEKPTTVAAYAAGASLAAVALFYVFGPNYTIDGDESNDSNRKKSIVGLSNLANDCFINSVLQALAGLGNLRVYLIHELHRRQLDGPEIYHTLPSDDELSRARSDKLRELQQGITTRALKEMLDRLNERPIYKKTISARDFIQALEYAFRTRISRNQQDAQEFLQIVLERLCDEYHAGEEGSAQESSSEVEVRIDDGSAHGQSTIIDTKLKKIDYESGFPFEGTMESQIECQFCHYQYKPNQTAFVNLTLQVPQKSSTTLNSCFDGLLKTEYIEDFRCDRCRLQHAVDTKTTELARARTQGDRDRLGQEISRLREALEIDPEAELEGIVFPPPETAPKRRIARHMRITAFPKVIPIHLSRSIFDQSSSSKNAAKVSFPERLPLGSILCQKWYKLLAIVCHKGSHHSGHYESFRRNHIYPPFSTPEVFSSYAQSRTASRNPSAAPSPRIVPRSSPDADGDGSTSRVDSSTSLSGASLTQLTPPHLRPTTSGSRHSFQSTTSRSSKQNLSPASNSNSPTTDQGYPHWSQFAASAPSQTERSLVAYLRR
- a CDS encoding Saccharopine dehydrogenase Lys1, putative, yielding MAGQKIWLRAETKPAEARSALTPTTCKALIDAGYDVTVERSIQRIFEDEEFSKIGAPLVEEGSWVRDAPKDAVILGLKELPEDDFPLEHVHVTFAHCFKQQGGWEKVLSRWPRGKGTLLDLEFLTDDSGRRVAAFGWSAGYAGSALAVKNWAWQLTHPNETLPGEVPYANQECLVESVKESLEAGKKVAGKAPKILVIGALGRCGSGAVQLAKDVGIPESNIIQWDMAETARGGPFKEISHEADIFVNCIYLSAKIPAFVNLESLSAPNRTLSVICDVSADTSNPLNPIPLYNITTTFDKPTVPVSGLEAGGLPLSVISIDHLPSLLPRESSEMFSEALLPSLLTLNDRANARVWKQAEQLFDEKVATLPESLQA